In Arsenicicoccus sp. oral taxon 190, the following are encoded in one genomic region:
- the citC gene encoding [citrate (pro-3S)-lyase] ligase, with protein sequence MDDDLDIICVDPTEDPAAARRIAALLASQDLEIDGGVEEFVTFQHYGRVLACAGLQGQVVKCVAIDPSLQGREVLLPLMTEMTYLALDHGVTHLFIYTKPEYREHFEACGYHHLATVPGTVTLLENTPRGLLACCEGLAHLRRLRDRVGSVVLNANPFTLGHRYLLQQAAHDCDVLHVFVVAEESRTFTFDERYRLVAAGVAELPERDHIMVHRGSPYLVSKATFPSYFLKDSGVVDRAGTGLDLTIFREHIAPSLGITHRYVGSEPFCPVTRAYNADMHRWLEDAPLAAPPVEVREIPRLERGGVPISASEVRRRFANKDLVALAGLVPAPTLALLTAKIQAATPTSTTPTSQTSTASTAGTASTPSLTPPTHADDPRPALVPAAVG encoded by the coding sequence GTGGATGACGACCTCGACATCATCTGCGTGGACCCGACGGAGGACCCCGCGGCGGCCCGCCGCATCGCGGCGCTCCTCGCGAGCCAGGACCTCGAGATCGACGGCGGCGTCGAGGAGTTCGTGACCTTCCAGCACTACGGCCGGGTCCTTGCCTGCGCCGGGCTGCAGGGTCAGGTCGTCAAGTGCGTCGCGATCGACCCGAGCCTGCAGGGCCGGGAGGTGCTGCTGCCGCTGATGACGGAGATGACCTACCTGGCGCTGGACCACGGCGTCACGCACCTGTTCATCTACACCAAGCCGGAGTACCGCGAGCACTTCGAGGCGTGCGGCTACCACCACCTGGCGACCGTGCCCGGGACGGTCACGCTGCTGGAGAACACCCCGCGCGGGCTGCTCGCGTGCTGCGAGGGGCTGGCCCACCTGCGCCGGTTGCGGGACCGCGTCGGGTCGGTGGTGCTCAACGCCAACCCCTTCACCCTCGGCCACCGCTACCTGCTGCAGCAGGCGGCGCACGACTGCGACGTGCTGCACGTCTTCGTGGTGGCGGAGGAGAGCCGCACGTTCACCTTCGACGAGCGCTACCGTCTCGTGGCCGCCGGCGTCGCCGAGCTGCCCGAGCGGGACCACATCATGGTGCACCGCGGCTCGCCCTACCTGGTGAGCAAGGCGACCTTCCCGAGCTACTTCCTCAAGGACTCCGGGGTCGTCGACCGCGCCGGCACCGGGCTGGACCTGACGATCTTCCGCGAGCACATCGCCCCGTCCCTCGGGATCACCCACCGCTACGTCGGCAGCGAACCCTTCTGCCCCGTCACCCGCGCCTACAACGCCGACATGCACCGGTGGCTCGAGGACGCGCCGCTGGCCGCGCCGCCCGTCGAGGTGCGCGAGATCCCCCGCCTCGAGCGCGGCGGCGTGCCGATCTCGGCATCGGAGGTGCGGCGGCGGTTCGCCAACAAGGACCTCGTCGCGCTGGCCGGGCTGGTCCCCGCCCCGACCCTCGCGCTGCTCACCGCCAAGATCCAGGCCGCCACCCCGACGAGCACCACGCCGACGAGCCAGACCAGCACGGCCAGCACGGCCGGCACGGCCAGCACGCCCAGCCTCACTCCCCCGACCCACGCCGACGACCCGCGACCCGCCCTGGTCCCGGCCGCCGTCGGCTAG
- a CDS encoding citrate lyase ACP — MRIVHEAIAGTLESSDVMVTVLPPPGRQAEESPGRQAEVSPEEPETLDVIVTSAVMAQFGHQIRAVVDEVLAALEVTAGQVVVDDKGALDWAIRARLQAALLRACDADPDWAALAEARA; from the coding sequence ATGCGCATCGTCCACGAAGCCATCGCGGGCACGCTCGAGAGCAGCGACGTCATGGTCACGGTGCTGCCCCCGCCGGGCCGGCAGGCGGAGGAGTCGCCAGGCCGACAGGCGGAGGTGTCGCCCGAGGAGCCGGAGACCCTGGACGTGATCGTGACGAGCGCCGTGATGGCGCAGTTCGGCCACCAGATCCGCGCCGTGGTCGACGAGGTCCTCGCGGCCCTCGAGGTCACCGCCGGCCAGGTGGTCGTCGACGACAAGGGCGCCCTCGACTGGGCGATCCGGGCCCGGCTGCAGGCCGCGCTGCTGCGCGCCTGCGACGCCGACCCCGACTGGGCCGCGCTCGCGGAGGCCCGGGCATGA
- a CDS encoding diacylglycerol/lipid kinase family protein, translating to MSVVLLVNPASARGRHPRLVARVATALDGPYAAPTVIRSRSLAEVTDLTAAAAPGQVVVVLGGDGTLHAAAAGAARSGAVIAPLPGGSGNDLCRHLRVPLHPVQAARAVSGWRQRPIDLGLVGDREFLTIAALGFTARINAAANRAHRRGPWIYVLAALALLLRARPDPVTLRLDGVPHDASAWLVAVAGTRCQGGGITTAPLAVVDDGVLDVMVYRARTWPGFVGTLLATLVRRQVGLPGVWRARARLVEVSSPVPLDCYADGELLATTPCRISLRPGAVRVLAPR from the coding sequence GTGAGCGTCGTCCTGCTGGTCAACCCGGCCTCCGCCCGGGGGCGTCACCCGCGCCTCGTCGCGCGGGTCGCGACCGCCCTCGACGGCCCGTATGCCGCCCCCACCGTCATCCGCAGCCGCTCCCTCGCCGAGGTCACCGACCTCACCGCGGCAGCAGCACCCGGCCAGGTCGTGGTCGTGCTGGGCGGCGACGGCACGCTGCACGCCGCCGCCGCGGGAGCCGCACGCTCCGGCGCGGTGATCGCCCCGCTCCCCGGCGGCAGCGGCAACGACCTGTGCCGTCACCTGCGAGTCCCGCTGCACCCGGTGCAGGCGGCCCGCGCCGTGTCCGGGTGGCGGCAGCGCCCGATCGACCTCGGCCTGGTCGGCGACCGGGAGTTCCTCACCATCGCGGCGCTCGGCTTCACCGCGCGGATCAACGCCGCCGCCAACCGGGCGCACCGCCGGGGTCCCTGGATCTACGTCCTCGCGGCCCTCGCCCTGCTGCTGCGCGCCCGCCCCGACCCGGTGACGCTGCGGCTCGACGGGGTGCCTCATGACGCGTCCGCCTGGCTCGTCGCGGTCGCGGGCACGCGCTGCCAGGGCGGGGGCATCACGACTGCCCCGCTGGCCGTCGTCGACGACGGCGTGCTGGACGTCATGGTCTACCGGGCGCGCACCTGGCCGGGCTTCGTCGGGACCCTGCTGGCCACGCTGGTACGACGCCAGGTGGGGCTCCCCGGCGTATGGCGCGCCCGGGCCCGCCTCGTGGAGGTCTCCTCCCCGGTGCCGCTGGACTGCTACGCCGACGGCGAGCTGCTCGCGACCACGCCCTGCCGCATCAGCCTGCGGCCCGGGGCCGTGCGGGTCCTCGCGCCGCGCTGA
- a CDS encoding aldolase/citrate lyase family protein codes for MITDATMREPGTLPHRSMLFVPGSNASMLTTAYVYGADAIMFDLEDAVALREKDSARLMVFHALGSPAYQGTDTVVRINPLDTPYGRADLEASVRAGAGTIRLPKTESADDIRRLEHEVEAIERDCGREVGSTRLMAAVESAGGVVNAVEIATASPRMVSIALAGFDYVIDLRTTRSPEGTELFYARCAVLHAARVARIAAYDVVWSDVNDEAGFLAEVELVKRLGFDGKSLVNPRQIPLLHNAYAPTEDELAHARLVVSAAEKAARDGLGVVSLGGKMIDAPIIAAARRTIAFADASGVRR; via the coding sequence ATGATCACCGACGCCACGATGCGCGAGCCGGGGACGCTCCCCCACCGCTCGATGCTCTTCGTCCCCGGGTCCAACGCGTCGATGCTCACGACCGCCTACGTCTACGGCGCGGACGCGATCATGTTCGACCTCGAGGACGCGGTCGCGCTGCGCGAGAAGGACTCCGCGCGCCTCATGGTCTTCCACGCCCTCGGCTCCCCCGCCTACCAGGGCACCGACACCGTGGTGCGGATCAACCCGCTCGACACCCCCTACGGCCGAGCCGACCTGGAGGCGTCCGTCCGGGCCGGGGCCGGCACGATCCGGCTGCCCAAGACGGAGTCCGCCGACGACATACGGCGTCTGGAGCACGAGGTCGAGGCCATCGAGCGCGACTGCGGCCGGGAGGTCGGGTCCACCCGGCTGATGGCGGCCGTCGAGTCCGCCGGCGGCGTCGTCAACGCCGTCGAGATCGCGACGGCCAGCCCTCGGATGGTGTCCATCGCCCTCGCCGGCTTCGACTACGTCATCGACCTGCGCACCACCCGGTCGCCGGAGGGCACCGAACTGTTCTACGCCCGCTGCGCCGTGCTCCACGCCGCCCGGGTGGCCCGCATCGCGGCCTACGACGTCGTCTGGTCCGACGTCAACGACGAGGCCGGATTCCTCGCGGAGGTCGAGCTGGTCAAGCGGCTCGGTTTCGACGGTAAGTCCCTCGTCAACCCGCGGCAGATCCCCCTGCTGCACAACGCCTACGCCCCGACCGAGGACGAGCTGGCCCATGCCCGCCTGGTCGTGTCCGCCGCCGAGAAGGCCGCCCGCGACGGCCTCGGCGTCGTCTCCCTCGGCGGCAAGATGATCGACGCGCCGATCATCGCCGCCGCCCGCCGCACCATCGCCTTCGCGGACGCCTCCGGCGTCCGCCGCTAG
- the citX gene encoding citrate lyase holo-[acyl-carrier protein] synthase gives MTRTAPVGVPSGVPGGVAGGVPVAPHQLLDARDRRVARRRALQAAHPGPGVTVVAVTLVVPGPVKTSPTLEAVRDDGVRGVIRVCALHRWRVLARAAEDAPSGPEALLAVAARAGELKQALVHLEDHHPIGRLWDLDVFAGNAPLGRADLGLGPRRCLVCEQPAHACARSRAHPLDQLTTAVEVLGARRQP, from the coding sequence GTGACCCGGACCGCGCCGGTCGGCGTGCCCAGCGGCGTGCCCGGCGGCGTGGCCGGCGGCGTGCCCGTCGCGCCGCACCAGCTCCTGGACGCCCGCGACCGCCGCGTCGCGCGCCGCCGGGCCCTGCAGGCCGCCCACCCCGGCCCGGGCGTCACGGTGGTGGCGGTGACGCTCGTCGTCCCGGGCCCCGTCAAGACCTCACCCACCCTCGAGGCGGTGCGCGACGACGGCGTCAGGGGCGTCATACGGGTCTGTGCGCTGCACCGCTGGCGGGTCCTCGCCCGGGCGGCCGAGGACGCTCCCAGCGGCCCGGAGGCACTCCTCGCCGTGGCCGCCCGCGCCGGGGAGCTCAAGCAGGCGCTGGTGCACCTCGAGGACCACCATCCGATCGGCCGGCTGTGGGACCTCGACGTCTTCGCCGGCAATGCCCCGCTGGGCCGCGCCGACCTGGGTCTCGGGCCGCGCCGGTGCCTGGTCTGCGAGCAGCCCGCCCACGCGTGCGCGCGCTCCCGCGCCCACCCCCTCGACCAGCTCACGACCGCCGTGGAGGTCCTCGGTGCCCGACGTCAGCCCTGA
- the citG gene encoding triphosphoribosyl-dephospho-CoA synthase CitG, producing MPDVSPDTLPTPVLPGRSTRVVTALHDRRQAEHLADLAERALLAEVELSPKPGLVDPLSCGAHDDMDVHTFLASIAAMRPWFPVFHETGRAGHRDGRRAFVARLRGPGQACEDAMFAATGGVNTHKGAVFAFGLLLGCAGRLSAAGEPVTVASLSHMTARMASTIVGQELGHLGRPRTYGERAYADHGLTGARGEAASGYRSVVDVALPAYHQVLARTGREDLALLQALLELMAGTDDTTLVKTGSLQGMRHVQARARELLQVGGALAPDITARVVALDEDLSARQLSPGGCADLLAVTAFFARLDR from the coding sequence GTGCCCGACGTCAGCCCTGACACCCTGCCCACGCCCGTCCTGCCCGGACGGTCGACGCGCGTGGTGACGGCCCTGCACGACCGGCGGCAGGCCGAGCACCTCGCCGACCTGGCCGAGCGCGCCCTTCTCGCCGAGGTGGAGCTCAGCCCCAAGCCCGGCCTGGTCGACCCGCTCTCGTGCGGGGCGCACGACGACATGGACGTGCACACCTTCCTCGCGAGCATCGCCGCGATGCGGCCGTGGTTCCCCGTCTTCCACGAGACCGGGCGCGCGGGCCACCGGGACGGGCGTCGCGCCTTCGTGGCGCGGCTGCGCGGGCCCGGGCAGGCGTGCGAGGACGCGATGTTCGCGGCGACCGGCGGGGTCAACACGCACAAGGGGGCGGTGTTCGCGTTCGGGCTGCTGCTGGGGTGCGCGGGCCGGCTGTCCGCCGCCGGCGAACCCGTCACCGTCGCGTCCCTCAGCCACATGACCGCCCGGATGGCGAGCACCATCGTGGGCCAGGAGCTCGGGCACCTCGGCCGGCCCCGGACCTACGGCGAGCGTGCCTACGCCGACCACGGGCTGACCGGGGCGCGCGGGGAGGCGGCCAGCGGATACCGGTCCGTCGTGGACGTCGCCCTGCCGGCCTACCACCAGGTGCTGGCGCGCACCGGCCGCGAGGACCTCGCGCTGCTGCAGGCCCTGCTCGAGCTCATGGCGGGCACCGACGACACCACCCTGGTCAAGACCGGGTCGCTGCAGGGGATGCGCCACGTGCAGGCCCGAGCCCGGGAGCTGCTGCAGGTGGGCGGCGCGCTGGCGCCCGACATCACCGCGCGCGTGGTGGCGCTGGACGAGGACCTGTCGGCGCGGCAGCTCAGCCCGGGAGGCTGCGCCGACCTGCTCGCCGTGACGGCCTTCTTCGCCCGGCTCGACCGCTAG
- the citF gene encoding citrate lyase subunit alpha, translating into MTVPSRVSGSEVPGLRPYAGWSAATPHLVDGGPRLGRKVRSSLEEAIERSGLRDGMTISFHHHFREGDKSINRVVDTVARMGFRDLTLASSSLNRCHAPLVEHIRAGVITRIFTSGMRGELARQVSAGLLEHPVTVHSHGGRAALIDSGELHLDVAFLGVSACDPMGNANGVTGRSHCGSLGYAMVDAQHADQVVMLTEELVPYPSTPASISQDQVDHVVLVDEVGDPSKIAVGAARLTQDPKELLIARYAADVIEHSGYFEEGFALQTGSGASATAVTQFLGPRMERKGIRAGWALGGITGGIVDLHRRGLVGRVLDVQDFDTVAVESLASDPGHVEISANEYANPLSKGACSDGLDVVILSALEVDREMNVNVITGSDGLMMGASGGHCDVAAGANLPIVVAPLIRSRIPTVVDRVTTLVTPGETIGVLVTDHGIAVNPARPELAERLRGAGLPVTTMDELYDRAVALTGVPRPIERTDTVVGVVRYRDGSVIDVVRQVVPS; encoded by the coding sequence ATGACCGTCCCGTCCCGCGTCTCCGGCAGCGAGGTCCCCGGTCTGCGCCCGTATGCCGGGTGGTCGGCCGCCACTCCCCACCTGGTCGACGGCGGCCCCAGGCTGGGTCGCAAGGTGCGGTCCTCGCTGGAGGAGGCGATCGAGCGCAGCGGCCTGCGCGACGGCATGACCATCTCCTTCCACCACCACTTCCGCGAGGGCGACAAGTCGATCAACCGCGTGGTGGACACGGTGGCGCGCATGGGCTTTCGCGACCTCACGCTCGCCAGCTCCTCGCTCAACCGCTGCCACGCACCCCTCGTGGAGCACATCCGCGCCGGCGTCATCACCCGCATCTTCACCAGCGGGATGCGCGGCGAGCTGGCCCGGCAGGTCAGCGCCGGCCTGCTCGAGCACCCCGTCACGGTCCACAGCCACGGCGGGCGGGCCGCGCTCATCGACTCCGGCGAGCTGCACCTGGACGTGGCCTTCCTCGGCGTCTCGGCCTGCGACCCCATGGGCAACGCCAACGGCGTCACCGGGCGGTCCCACTGCGGCTCGCTCGGCTACGCGATGGTCGACGCGCAGCACGCCGACCAGGTGGTGATGCTCACCGAGGAGCTCGTCCCCTACCCCAGCACCCCCGCCTCGATCAGCCAGGACCAGGTCGACCACGTGGTGCTCGTCGACGAGGTCGGCGACCCGTCCAAGATCGCGGTCGGCGCGGCCCGCCTGACCCAGGACCCCAAGGAGCTGCTGATCGCCCGCTACGCCGCGGACGTGATCGAGCACTCCGGCTACTTCGAGGAGGGCTTCGCGCTGCAGACCGGGTCGGGCGCGAGCGCGACGGCCGTCACGCAGTTCCTCGGGCCGCGCATGGAGCGTAAGGGGATCCGCGCCGGGTGGGCCCTGGGCGGGATCACCGGCGGCATCGTCGACCTGCACCGTCGCGGCCTGGTCGGCCGGGTCCTGGACGTGCAGGACTTCGACACCGTCGCCGTCGAGTCCCTCGCGAGCGACCCGGGACACGTCGAGATCAGCGCCAACGAGTACGCCAACCCCCTGTCCAAGGGCGCCTGCTCCGACGGCCTCGACGTCGTCATCCTCTCGGCCCTGGAGGTCGACCGGGAGATGAACGTCAACGTCATCACCGGGTCCGACGGCCTGATGATGGGCGCCTCCGGCGGGCACTGCGACGTGGCGGCCGGCGCCAACCTGCCCATCGTCGTCGCGCCGCTGATCCGCTCCCGGATCCCCACCGTCGTCGATCGGGTCACCACCCTGGTGACCCCCGGCGAGACCATCGGGGTGCTCGTCACCGACCACGGCATCGCCGTCAACCCCGCCCGGCCCGAGCTCGCCGAGCGGCTGCGCGGCGCGGGGCTGCCGGTCACCACCATGGACGAGCTCTACGACCGGGCCGTCGCGCTCACCGGCGTCCCCCGGCCCATCGAGCGCACCGACACCGTGGTCGGCGTCGTCCGCTACCGCGACGGGAGCGTGATCGACGTGGTCCGCCAGGTGGTGCCGTCGTGA
- a CDS encoding PhoX family protein, translating into MAGITHANRSAVTCHLRCGDACSRPVPNESAHETFASVAAGALSRRSVLGGAGALALAFGAVATTTAEPAAALAGGKDDGRGRGKGHPQRVSGLSFIGIAPVPAGTDRLTVPGGFEYHPIIRWGDPILKGAPMFDPEHQTAEAQAMQFGFNNDYTDIIVTDKRGTKALLVCNHEYTNENTMFPPTMDKTEAIKVAWAAHGLSVVELTRPAAGERWSYRRGGRLNRRITLDTPFAVDGPAAGSRLLRTKEDPTGRRVRGTMNNCSGGTTPWGTVVSGEENFNQYFKVTGTAKEEKRYGLSATQDSRGWSTVDPRWDARSEDFRNEPNRFGWIVEVDPMDPTSTPVKHTAMGRFKHEGANIILSDDGHAVAYMGDDEKFDYIYKFVSRRRYDDRPGNAARKHNLQLLSDGDLYVAQFTGDGLEDKVSDGSGEWIPLTRRGRSMVPGFTLEEVLVYTRLAADAAVGSNGKGPTKMDRPEDVQPNLITGRIYAACTNNSDRGKEGKPGTDEANPRVTNKDGHIVEITEVGGDHTGTRFTWDLVLICGDPKTAGTYFGGYTGPVAPISCPDNVAFDSRGDLWIATDGMPSSLKLNDGLFHVELGGPERGRVTQFLAVPAEAETCGPVIHDRDGSVFVAVQHPGEDGTWADQHSFFPDYVKQSGGGRFAGPRPTIVQVRRTR; encoded by the coding sequence ATGGCCGGCATCACGCACGCCAACCGCAGCGCCGTGACCTGCCACCTCCGGTGCGGCGATGCCTGCTCCAGGCCCGTCCCCAACGAGTCCGCCCACGAGACCTTCGCCTCCGTGGCTGCCGGCGCGCTGTCGCGCCGCTCGGTCCTCGGTGGCGCCGGCGCCCTGGCCCTGGCCTTCGGGGCGGTCGCCACCACCACGGCCGAGCCCGCCGCCGCCCTCGCCGGCGGCAAGGACGACGGCCGCGGCCGCGGCAAGGGCCACCCGCAGCGCGTCTCCGGGCTGTCCTTCATCGGCATCGCCCCGGTCCCGGCCGGCACCGACCGGCTCACCGTGCCCGGCGGCTTCGAGTACCACCCGATCATCCGGTGGGGCGACCCGATCCTCAAGGGCGCCCCGATGTTCGACCCCGAGCACCAGACCGCCGAGGCGCAGGCCATGCAGTTCGGCTTCAACAACGACTACACCGACATCATCGTGACCGACAAGCGCGGCACCAAGGCGCTGCTCGTCTGCAACCACGAGTACACCAACGAGAACACCATGTTCCCGCCCACCATGGACAAGACCGAGGCCATCAAGGTCGCCTGGGCCGCCCACGGCCTGTCGGTGGTCGAGCTGACCCGCCCGGCGGCGGGGGAGCGCTGGAGCTACCGCCGCGGCGGCCGGCTCAACCGACGCATCACCCTGGACACGCCCTTCGCCGTCGACGGCCCCGCCGCCGGCTCGCGGCTGCTGCGCACCAAGGAGGACCCGACCGGTCGCCGGGTCCGCGGCACCATGAACAACTGCTCCGGCGGCACCACGCCGTGGGGCACGGTCGTCTCCGGCGAGGAGAACTTCAACCAGTACTTCAAGGTGACCGGCACCGCCAAGGAGGAGAAGCGCTACGGCCTGTCCGCGACCCAGGACAGCCGCGGCTGGTCCACGGTGGACCCCCGGTGGGACGCCCGGTCGGAGGACTTCCGCAACGAGCCCAACCGCTTCGGCTGGATCGTGGAGGTCGACCCCATGGACCCGACCTCGACCCCCGTCAAGCACACCGCGATGGGCCGCTTCAAGCACGAGGGCGCCAACATCATCCTGTCCGACGACGGGCACGCGGTCGCCTACATGGGCGACGACGAGAAGTTCGACTACATCTACAAGTTCGTGTCCCGGCGCCGCTACGACGACCGCCCCGGCAACGCCGCCCGCAAGCACAACCTGCAGCTGCTCTCCGACGGTGACCTCTACGTCGCGCAGTTCACCGGCGACGGCCTGGAGGACAAGGTCAGCGACGGCAGCGGCGAGTGGATCCCGCTGACCCGACGCGGCCGCTCGATGGTCCCGGGCTTCACGCTCGAGGAGGTGCTGGTCTACACCCGGCTCGCGGCCGACGCCGCAGTGGGCAGCAACGGCAAGGGCCCCACCAAGATGGACCGCCCCGAGGACGTGCAGCCCAACCTGATCACCGGGCGCATCTACGCCGCCTGCACCAACAACTCCGACCGCGGCAAGGAGGGCAAGCCCGGCACCGACGAGGCCAACCCGCGCGTCACCAACAAGGACGGGCACATCGTCGAGATCACCGAGGTCGGCGGCGACCACACGGGGACGAGGTTCACCTGGGACCTGGTGCTCATCTGCGGCGACCCCAAGACCGCCGGCACCTACTTCGGCGGCTACACCGGCCCGGTCGCGCCGATCTCGTGCCCCGACAACGTCGCCTTCGACAGCCGCGGCGACCTGTGGATCGCGACGGACGGCATGCCGAGCTCGCTGAAGCTCAACGACGGCCTCTTCCACGTCGAGCTGGGCGGCCCCGAGCGGGGCCGCGTCACGCAGTTCCTCGCGGTGCCGGCCGAGGCCGAGACCTGCGGGCCCGTCATCCACGACCGTGACGGGTCGGTCTTCGTGGCCGTGCAGCACCCCGGCGAGGACGGCACCTGGGCGGACCAGCACTCGTTCTTCCCGGACTACGTCAAGCAGTCCGGGGGCGGCCGGTTCGCCGGTCCGCGCCCGACGATCGTGCAGGTGCGTCGCACCCGCTGA